The following DNA comes from Flavisolibacter ginsenosidimutans.
GTTGCTCCTGCAAAGCCTTGTCTGTATGCAGGCGTTCTTCCAAAGCCGTTTTCTCTTCGGCCGAAAGTTCGCCGTCAAGGTAGCGGATCAGCAATTCATCATTGTATAAAGTTTCATCCATGTAAATAGTTTTTCAGTTGACGGTAAAGGTTTTGATTACCTCTTACAAGTTCCTCCATCTTTTTAAGGCACTTGCTTTTCTTATTTCGAACCACTTGCTCGTTTTCATACGGCAGGTAGTCGAGTATTTCTTTCATGCTTCGGTTCTCGAAATAAAACAAGAGCAAAATTTTTTTACAGGCATCACCCAATCCGTTAATGGCCTTCATCAACTCCGATTTGGTTTGGGTCAGTTCCATTGCTACGTCGGCGGTGATTACTTCCTGCACGTTTTGCTTTTCGTATTTTTCTTCTCTCGCCCCGGCACGGCCTCTCCGT
Coding sequences within:
- a CDS encoding RNA polymerase sigma factor, with translation MAIRKEIFTDAELIDSLVNETRSDAAIRFMYREHFELLSRYIYNNSGNEQDAEDIFQEVMVAFINLIQAGKFRGESSIKTFLFSLNKNIWLNELKRRGRAGAREEKYEKQNVQEVITADVAMELTQTKSELMKAINGLGDACKKILLLFYFENRSMKEILDYLPYENEQVVRNKKSKCLKKMEELVRGNQNLYRQLKNYLHG